In Micromonospora sp. NBC_01813, the following are encoded in one genomic region:
- the uppS gene encoding polyprenyl diphosphate synthase → MKPLMDAGYRLYARRLRARLAAADLPRHVAMVMDGNRRWARQMGFDDPKIGHRYGAEHLAEVLNWCAEIGVRHVTVFVASVDNVRKRASDEVDNLMGMIETVVAEQLSQPDNIWQLHLAGRLDVLPDSTRHALKLAEEATRARPTGFHLNVAIGYDGRDEIVDAVRSLLEDQSRRGATLDDVAQRLTAEQIAEHLYTSGQPDPDLVIRTSGERRMSGFLLWQAAQSELYFCDVYWPGFRKVDFLRALRSYAARRHQRDA, encoded by the coding sequence ATGAAGCCGCTCATGGACGCCGGCTACCGGCTCTACGCGCGTCGGCTACGCGCCCGGCTCGCCGCCGCGGACCTGCCGCGACACGTCGCGATGGTGATGGACGGCAACCGCCGGTGGGCGCGGCAGATGGGATTCGACGATCCCAAGATCGGTCACCGGTACGGCGCCGAGCACCTCGCCGAGGTGCTGAACTGGTGCGCCGAGATCGGCGTCCGGCACGTCACCGTCTTCGTCGCCTCGGTGGACAACGTCCGCAAGCGCGCGTCGGACGAGGTCGACAACCTGATGGGGATGATCGAAACCGTCGTCGCGGAGCAGCTGTCGCAGCCGGACAACATCTGGCAGCTGCACCTCGCCGGCCGGCTGGACGTACTGCCCGACTCGACGCGGCACGCGCTGAAACTCGCGGAGGAGGCGACCCGGGCACGGCCGACCGGCTTCCACCTGAACGTCGCGATCGGCTACGACGGTCGTGACGAAATCGTCGACGCCGTCAGGTCGTTGCTCGAGGACCAGTCACGGCGCGGAGCCACACTGGACGACGTCGCGCAGCGGCTGACCGCCGAACAGATCGCCGAGCACCTGTACACCAGCGGGCAGCCGGATCCCGATCTCGTCATCCGCACCAGTGGGGAGCGACGCATGTCGGGCTTCCTGCTGTGGCAGGCGGCCCAGTCGGAGCTGTACTTCTGCGACGTCTACTGGCCAGGGTTCCGCAAGGTCGACTTCCTGCGCGCCCTGCGCTCCTACGCCGCCCGCAGGCACCAGCGCGACGCGTGA
- a CDS encoding DUF6493 family protein, with protein MTDPLDFLHTGDIAAATATVDGLDETQRRQLGADLVAHVRRRHDEWWSSWQATALAVAAVGCLPTAAQAAEILGRRNVSLRQVPATPVIEVARRRGVTWLADLAYRLAARADRSSPGDSWRFVADLLHAEQAPPPAEDRFVIGWAAIVGRPTEDERREVLADRLRQDPWLDSLAPRLFEVDGLGDEWTWARLLPDNEIGQDGKDRPLKLPAALAQLAADGRLDRSMLLDGTLSRLLRGERPAALRVFIALHDELAPTVDEVGDRRAAYLRLLADGASTVVALAQRMLRRLPEIDLAALLDTSSAVLLRPEKTLVRAQLSWLDQLARRDGTQAARVAEVLAVAAEHPAVDIADRARALAAMHGHRAVGPAEVRLVGDTLPPVATPAAVPPPIAHPDELAEEVAALFATEPTDALALERVLAGVLRLACADRAAVAAALGPVLNRAHRIVWPSLRETRFGGLTVVLRVVVGAHEPIVLGTDEPVSARGWSSLVADWGREPKVGQRPADPRHELRHRLLRTRVAEIGQFVTGRGAAQRVAAPTLAAPTFVTGAVASEALFDRLARLGEQPPWPADFAQALLRLPAVVDEPLAAKAAALGTPAGQTLAAWLRDGGLPRPHCQVVTVTRRDRHNSHDYQHDRLPARRRLVELAAPRGARDPYGLLDAAARPVDIRFTTDEQFWPTQLPGYRGLVAAYTLPLVASCADQDEQGHAMLLPMLAERTGESGPALDLAVAYGLAARHEADRVATVDALLALAADGGLDATAVGTHLGSLAADGMIVLSRVAAPLRDATAAGAPLTVWRILAAALPALLTCQPPPRGLPDLLALAAQNAAVTGARIEVPGLADVAGRGGSSRLVAEARRLVGALGSSSGGSAG; from the coding sequence GTGACCGACCCACTCGACTTCCTCCACACTGGCGACATCGCCGCCGCCACCGCCACCGTCGACGGCCTCGACGAGACGCAGCGCCGCCAGCTCGGCGCGGACCTGGTGGCCCACGTTCGTCGCCGCCATGACGAGTGGTGGAGCAGCTGGCAGGCCACCGCCCTGGCCGTCGCGGCGGTCGGTTGCCTGCCGACCGCAGCCCAGGCCGCCGAGATCCTGGGCCGGCGCAACGTCTCACTGCGGCAGGTGCCCGCGACCCCGGTGATCGAGGTGGCCCGGCGACGCGGCGTCACCTGGCTGGCGGACCTGGCGTACCGGCTCGCGGCACGAGCCGACCGATCCTCACCCGGTGACAGCTGGCGGTTCGTCGCCGACCTGCTCCATGCCGAGCAGGCACCGCCACCGGCCGAGGATCGATTCGTCATCGGCTGGGCGGCGATCGTCGGTCGGCCCACCGAGGACGAACGCCGGGAAGTACTGGCCGACCGGCTGCGTCAGGACCCGTGGCTGGACTCGCTGGCACCCCGACTGTTCGAGGTGGATGGTCTGGGCGACGAGTGGACCTGGGCCCGGCTGCTGCCCGACAACGAGATCGGGCAGGACGGCAAGGACCGGCCGTTGAAGCTGCCGGCGGCGCTGGCGCAGTTGGCCGCCGACGGCCGTCTCGACCGGTCGATGCTGCTCGACGGCACGCTCAGCCGACTGCTGCGTGGTGAGCGACCGGCCGCGCTGCGGGTCTTCATCGCCCTGCACGACGAGCTGGCGCCGACAGTGGACGAGGTCGGCGACCGGCGCGCGGCATACCTGCGGTTGCTGGCCGACGGCGCGTCGACAGTGGTGGCACTGGCCCAACGGATGCTGCGTCGGCTGCCCGAGATCGACCTGGCAGCGCTGCTCGACACCTCGTCAGCTGTCCTGCTCCGGCCGGAGAAGACCCTGGTACGCGCGCAGCTGAGCTGGCTGGACCAGCTCGCCCGCCGCGACGGCACGCAGGCGGCGCGGGTCGCCGAGGTGCTGGCGGTCGCCGCCGAGCACCCGGCGGTCGACATCGCCGACCGGGCGCGGGCACTCGCCGCCATGCACGGCCACCGGGCTGTCGGACCCGCCGAGGTCCGTCTGGTCGGTGACACGCTGCCACCGGTGGCGACCCCGGCGGCGGTGCCACCACCGATCGCGCACCCGGACGAGCTGGCCGAAGAGGTCGCCGCGTTGTTCGCCACTGAACCGACCGACGCGCTGGCGCTGGAACGAGTCCTCGCCGGTGTGCTCCGGTTGGCCTGCGCCGACCGGGCAGCCGTCGCGGCCGCGCTGGGTCCGGTGCTCAACCGGGCGCACAGGATAGTCTGGCCGTCGCTGCGCGAAACCAGGTTCGGCGGCCTCACCGTGGTGCTGCGGGTCGTCGTAGGTGCCCACGAACCGATCGTTCTCGGCACCGACGAACCGGTCTCGGCGCGCGGCTGGAGCTCGCTGGTCGCAGACTGGGGCCGGGAGCCGAAAGTTGGGCAGCGGCCGGCCGATCCGCGGCACGAACTTCGGCACCGGCTGCTGCGTACCCGGGTGGCGGAAATCGGCCAGTTCGTCACGGGACGCGGGGCAGCGCAGCGGGTCGCCGCACCGACCCTGGCCGCGCCGACGTTCGTGACCGGTGCCGTTGCCTCGGAGGCGCTGTTCGACCGACTGGCCCGCCTCGGTGAGCAGCCACCGTGGCCGGCGGACTTCGCCCAGGCACTGCTTCGGCTGCCGGCGGTCGTCGACGAGCCGTTGGCGGCGAAGGCGGCGGCGTTGGGCACGCCCGCCGGGCAGACGCTGGCCGCCTGGTTGCGCGACGGCGGTCTGCCTCGACCGCACTGTCAGGTGGTGACGGTGACCCGACGGGACCGGCACAACAGTCACGACTACCAGCACGACCGGCTGCCGGCGCGGCGACGGCTCGTCGAGTTGGCCGCACCGCGGGGGGCCCGCGACCCGTACGGGCTGCTCGACGCGGCGGCCCGACCGGTCGACATCAGGTTTACGACCGACGAGCAGTTCTGGCCGACGCAGCTGCCCGGCTACCGAGGTCTGGTCGCCGCGTACACCCTGCCGTTGGTCGCCAGTTGCGCGGACCAGGACGAGCAGGGCCACGCCATGCTCCTGCCGATGCTCGCCGAACGCACCGGCGAGTCCGGGCCGGCGCTCGACCTCGCGGTGGCGTACGGGCTGGCCGCCCGGCACGAAGCCGACCGGGTCGCGACCGTCGACGCGCTGCTGGCGTTGGCCGCGGACGGTGGGCTCGACGCCACGGCGGTGGGGACCCATCTCGGGTCGCTCGCCGCCGACGGGATGATCGTCCTGTCCCGGGTCGCCGCTCCGCTGCGGGACGCGACGGCGGCCGGGGCACCGCTGACCGTCTGGCGGATCCTGGCCGCCGCGCTGCCTGCGCTGCTGACCTGCCAACCGCCGCCCCGGGGGTTGCCGGATCTGCTGGCCCTGGCCGCGCAGAACGCCGCAGTGACGGGGGCACGCATCGAGGTGCCGGGGCTCGCCGACGTCGCCGGGCGGGGCGGATCGAGTCGACTGGTCGCCGAGGCCCGTCGGCTGGTCGGCGCCCTCGGTTCCAGCTCCGGCGGCTCGGCCGGGTGA
- a CDS encoding SWIM zinc finger family protein encodes MNALATYRYLRSSALADRELTLQTSGGPAANPRFFTGFLTRPVAAAAGLLAVAEVARTRYFRPIDPASLDPVVTGGRDRLRFESFSGCCGVYARLDVHPAGLDGEIVAHGTTNVDVNPPLRDALARVGGLDPLHLSVGPDDLTVSTMDTSVVERKVPLPRRWLRGFAEVQVIAAAMDLRAEIPVAEAAAFLRRLPGAGDRSVLWTLPAGRSLRLTSRAVPGAICLAGAGRLAALRGLLRHASVLRVYGPAVAAGAAPAASVWELDLGGMCLSLTLSPEPARGFSGEGGVLAALASDDTADDADLVSALLSWDPTIDVDALASAAGIPAQRVRAALALLGTAGRVGYDVAQAGYFHRVLPYDPGRAERDNPRLAGARALVETGAVTPDDAGATVRHRDEVYRVRRLADGSRACTCPWWARHRGGRGPCKHVLATTMVAAPVEATA; translated from the coding sequence GTGAACGCCCTCGCGACATACCGGTACCTGCGCTCGTCGGCGCTGGCCGACCGGGAGCTGACCCTGCAGACCAGCGGCGGGCCGGCCGCCAACCCGAGATTCTTCACCGGCTTCCTGACCAGACCGGTGGCGGCGGCCGCCGGACTGCTGGCGGTCGCCGAGGTGGCCCGGACCCGGTACTTCCGGCCGATCGACCCGGCCAGCCTCGACCCGGTGGTCACCGGGGGCCGGGACCGGCTTCGGTTCGAGTCGTTCTCCGGCTGCTGCGGGGTGTACGCCCGACTTGACGTGCACCCGGCCGGGCTGGACGGCGAGATCGTCGCGCACGGCACCACCAACGTGGACGTGAATCCACCGTTGCGCGACGCGCTGGCCCGGGTCGGCGGGCTGGATCCGCTGCACCTGTCGGTCGGCCCCGACGACCTGACCGTGTCGACGATGGACACCTCGGTCGTCGAGCGGAAGGTGCCGCTGCCGCGCCGCTGGCTGCGCGGCTTCGCCGAGGTTCAGGTGATCGCGGCCGCGATGGACCTACGGGCGGAGATCCCGGTCGCCGAGGCGGCTGCGTTCCTGCGGCGGCTGCCCGGTGCCGGGGACCGGTCGGTGTTGTGGACGCTGCCGGCCGGCCGGTCACTGCGGCTGACCTCCCGCGCCGTGCCAGGTGCCATCTGCCTGGCCGGCGCCGGTCGACTGGCTGCCCTGCGTGGGCTGCTGCGGCACGCCAGCGTGCTGCGGGTGTACGGGCCGGCGGTGGCGGCCGGCGCGGCACCGGCGGCCAGCGTCTGGGAGCTGGACCTGGGCGGGATGTGCCTGTCGCTGACCCTGTCGCCGGAGCCGGCCCGTGGCTTCTCCGGCGAGGGCGGTGTGCTGGCCGCACTGGCCAGCGATGACACGGCCGACGACGCCGACCTGGTCAGTGCCCTGCTGAGTTGGGATCCGACGATCGACGTCGACGCGCTGGCCAGCGCGGCCGGCATCCCCGCACAGCGGGTACGGGCGGCGCTGGCGCTGCTGGGCACCGCCGGACGGGTCGGCTACGACGTCGCCCAGGCCGGGTACTTCCACCGGGTGCTGCCCTATGATCCGGGCCGCGCCGAGCGGGACAACCCCCGGCTGGCGGGTGCCCGCGCGCTGGTCGAGACCGGCGCGGTGACCCCGGACGACGCCGGCGCGACGGTACGCCACCGCGACGAGGTGTACCGGGTACGGCGGCTGGCGGACGGCTCACGCGCCTGCACCTGCCCGTGGTGGGCGCGGCACCGGGGCGGCCGGGGTCCGTGCAAGCATGTCCTCGCGACCACGATGGTCGCCGCACCGGTGGAGGCCACGGCGTGA
- a CDS encoding cytochrome P450 family protein — protein sequence MTADAQQPVPTGEFYTDEYAVDPYPIYTRMRDETPVRLVASPRFESYLITRYDDARAALTDPRLTKDLYGPEGHYLRFFGPNSEGLNQNMLNSDPPEHSRLRRLVSQAFAPRRIEALRPRVTRLVDDLIDTFAPRGAADLMHDFAIPLPMVVICELLGVPKADHEQVLGWTQVIRTSGSASRPPEQERAAVQQVQLLLHDYLTGLVRDKRATPADDMISALIDACDQDGKLTERELVSTAFLLLFAGHQTTADFIGNAMLALLTNPDQLDLLRTRPELLPVAIEELLRFDGPLPIASPRVATEDLDYDGVRIPRGAAVGVVLNSADRDPDHFTDPDRLDVTSERGPHLGFGHGVHYCLGVSLARMETRIGIGALLRRLPDLRLAVPVDQLHRLPPASPFRGLLELPVSFTTTTTTTTG from the coding sequence ATGACCGCCGACGCGCAACAACCCGTGCCGACGGGGGAGTTCTACACCGACGAGTACGCCGTCGACCCGTACCCCATTTACACCCGGATGCGCGACGAGACCCCGGTCCGCCTGGTCGCCTCGCCCCGCTTCGAGTCCTACCTGATCACCCGGTACGACGATGCCCGCGCGGCGCTGACCGACCCCCGACTGACCAAGGACCTCTACGGTCCCGAAGGGCACTACCTGCGGTTCTTCGGGCCGAACTCGGAGGGCCTTAACCAGAACATGCTCAACTCCGACCCGCCGGAGCACAGCCGGTTGCGCCGGCTGGTGTCGCAGGCGTTCGCCCCCCGGCGGATCGAGGCGCTGCGCCCCCGGGTGACGCGACTCGTTGACGACCTGATCGACACGTTCGCGCCGCGCGGCGCGGCGGACCTGATGCACGACTTCGCGATCCCGCTGCCGATGGTGGTGATCTGCGAACTGCTCGGGGTGCCCAAGGCCGACCACGAGCAGGTGCTCGGTTGGACCCAGGTGATCCGTACCTCCGGGTCGGCCAGCCGGCCACCGGAGCAGGAACGGGCGGCGGTGCAGCAGGTGCAGCTGCTGCTGCACGACTACCTCACCGGACTCGTCCGGGACAAGCGCGCCACCCCCGCCGACGACATGATCAGTGCCCTGATCGACGCCTGCGACCAGGACGGGAAACTGACCGAGCGGGAGCTGGTCTCCACCGCGTTCCTGCTGCTGTTCGCCGGGCACCAGACCACCGCCGACTTCATCGGCAACGCCATGCTGGCGTTGCTGACGAACCCCGACCAGCTCGACCTACTGCGGACCCGACCCGAGCTGCTACCGGTGGCGATCGAGGAACTGCTGCGCTTCGACGGCCCGCTGCCGATCGCCAGCCCCCGGGTCGCCACCGAGGATCTGGACTACGACGGCGTCCGCATCCCGCGCGGGGCGGCGGTCGGCGTGGTACTCAACTCGGCCGACCGAGACCCGGACCACTTCACCGACCCCGACCGGCTCGACGTGACCAGCGAACGCGGCCCGCACCTCGGCTTCGGCCACGGCGTGCACTACTGCCTGGGCGTGTCGCTGGCCCGGATGGAGACGCGGATCGGCATCGGGGCGCTGCTGCGCCGGCTGCCGGACCTGCGGCTGGCCGTACCGGTCGACCAACTGCACCGGCTGCCCCCGGCGTCGCCGTTCCGCGGCCTGCTGGAACTACCGGTCAGCTTCACCACCACCACCACCACGACCACCGGGTGA
- a CDS encoding SMP-30/gluconolactonase/LRE family protein, translating to MADRRRTTIGATVSAAAVVGALALATGLAAAGQADPDEAGADTPGAAPTTPLVDTVRLPDGFQPEGIAIDRDDKTAFFGSLADGSIFRADLVTGAGEVIGAAPGTPSVGMALDGQGRLFVAGGSAGDARVIDPDTGDLLASYDLAAEPASFVNDVTVTETGAFFTDSTNPVVYHLPFDASGELPAPAQVRRIPLTGDIVYGDGINANGIIASPSGTNLIIVQSNTGLLFTVDPTTGVTDRTGIVDVNGDGLLIGGDGLLVLGLSLLVVQNRANTVVELQINAAGSQGDIVDRITDERFDVPTTIADAGDLLYLPNARFGIEVTPDTEYEAVAIDRP from the coding sequence ATGGCGGACCGTAGGCGTACCACGATCGGGGCGACGGTATCGGCGGCGGCCGTGGTGGGCGCGCTCGCGCTGGCCACCGGCCTGGCCGCCGCCGGCCAGGCCGACCCCGACGAGGCCGGGGCCGACACCCCCGGTGCCGCGCCGACGACGCCGCTGGTCGACACGGTACGGCTGCCCGACGGCTTCCAGCCCGAAGGCATCGCGATCGACCGCGACGACAAGACGGCGTTCTTCGGGTCGCTGGCCGACGGGTCGATCTTCCGTGCCGACCTGGTCACCGGAGCCGGCGAGGTGATCGGCGCCGCGCCCGGCACACCGTCGGTCGGGATGGCGCTCGACGGACAGGGCCGGCTCTTCGTCGCTGGTGGCAGCGCTGGCGACGCCCGGGTGATCGACCCCGACACCGGCGACCTACTCGCCAGCTACGACCTTGCCGCCGAGCCGGCGAGCTTCGTCAACGACGTCACCGTCACCGAGACCGGTGCCTTCTTCACCGACTCGACGAACCCGGTCGTCTACCACCTGCCGTTCGACGCGTCGGGCGAGTTGCCCGCCCCGGCGCAGGTGCGGCGGATCCCGCTGACCGGCGACATCGTCTACGGCGACGGGATCAACGCCAACGGCATCATTGCCAGCCCCAGCGGCACGAATCTGATCATCGTGCAGTCCAACACCGGACTGCTGTTCACCGTCGACCCGACGACCGGGGTCACCGACCGCACCGGCATCGTCGATGTCAACGGGGACGGGCTGCTGATCGGCGGCGACGGCCTGCTGGTGCTCGGTCTTAGCCTGCTCGTCGTGCAGAACCGGGCGAACACCGTCGTCGAACTGCAGATCAACGCCGCCGGCAGCCAGGGCGACATCGTCGACCGGATCACCGACGAGCGGTTCGACGTGCCGACCACCATCGCCGACGCCGGCGACCTGCTCTACCTGCCGAACGCCCGGTTCGGGATCGAGGTCACCCCGGACACGGAGTACGAGGCTGTCGCGATCGACCGCCCGTGA
- a CDS encoding S8 family peptidase, which produces MILSRPSRRHWRLALTATAVAAVTVALAVPANAAPAEGQVLYAGDATTVTDSYIVVFKDEQVTRHGVKLAARALAARHDGAVVRTYTDALRGFEARLSERAAKRLAASPSVKYVQQNRTVSLAGTQTPTPSWGLDRIDQQALPLNNSYTYPNTGSGVTAYIIDTGIRFSHTDFGGRAVTGFDAVDGGSADDGNGHGTHVAATVGGTAYGVAKDVTLVGVRVLNNSGSGTYAQVIAGIDWVTADHEPGESAVANMSLGGGRDQAVNDAVDRSIADGVVYALAAGNSSANACNYSPASTPAAITVGATTNTDARASYSNFGTCLDIFAPGSSITAAWHTGDSATNTISGTSMAAPHVAGAVALALAANPGYTPQQIRDLMVADATSGVVTSPGTGSPNELLYVGNIVPPTQDFTLAVAPAAGALDPGDSVSATVSTTTAIGAPHTVALGVSGLPAGATASFSPASVTSGGSATLTLSTTTTVVPGVYPLTVTGTGPETAQSAPFTLTVNGPPGCSQTNSTDFPISDNSTFESSIIVNGCVGNARATSTIEVNIYHTWIGDLTVSLIAPDGSAYVLHSRTGSSADNIFQTYTRDLSSEVADGTWKLRVQDSASLDTGYLDSWTLNL; this is translated from the coding sequence ATGATTCTCTCCCGGCCATCCCGGCGCCACTGGCGCCTCGCACTCACCGCCACCGCGGTGGCCGCCGTGACGGTAGCCCTCGCCGTGCCGGCCAACGCCGCGCCGGCCGAGGGTCAGGTCCTCTACGCCGGTGACGCCACCACCGTCACCGACTCCTACATCGTGGTCTTCAAGGACGAACAGGTGACCCGCCACGGGGTCAAACTGGCGGCCCGGGCCCTCGCCGCCCGCCACGACGGTGCGGTGGTGCGCACCTACACCGACGCGCTGCGCGGCTTCGAGGCCCGGCTGAGTGAGCGGGCCGCCAAGCGGCTCGCGGCCAGCCCGTCGGTCAAGTACGTCCAGCAGAACCGCACCGTCTCCCTCGCCGGCACCCAGACCCCCACCCCCTCCTGGGGCCTGGACCGCATCGACCAGCAGGCGCTGCCGCTGAACAACAGCTACACCTATCCGAACACCGGCTCCGGCGTCACCGCGTACATCATCGACACCGGCATCCGCTTCTCCCACACCGACTTCGGCGGACGCGCGGTGACCGGCTTCGACGCGGTCGACGGCGGCAGCGCCGACGACGGCAACGGCCACGGCACGCACGTCGCCGCGACCGTCGGCGGCACCGCGTACGGGGTGGCCAAGGACGTCACCCTGGTCGGTGTCCGGGTGCTGAACAACAGCGGCAGCGGCACCTACGCCCAGGTCATCGCCGGCATCGACTGGGTGACGGCCGACCACGAGCCAGGTGAGTCGGCGGTGGCGAACATGAGCCTCGGCGGCGGCCGCGACCAGGCCGTCAACGACGCGGTGGACCGCTCGATCGCCGACGGCGTGGTCTACGCCCTGGCAGCCGGCAACAGCAGCGCCAACGCCTGCAACTACTCGCCGGCCAGCACCCCGGCGGCGATCACCGTCGGTGCCACCACCAACACCGACGCCCGGGCAAGCTACTCCAACTTCGGCACCTGCCTGGACATCTTTGCCCCGGGCAGCAGCATCACCGCCGCCTGGCACACCGGCGACAGCGCCACCAACACCATCAGCGGCACCTCGATGGCTGCCCCGCACGTCGCCGGCGCCGTCGCCCTCGCGCTGGCCGCCAACCCCGGCTACACCCCGCAGCAGATCCGCGACCTGATGGTCGCCGACGCCACCAGCGGCGTCGTCACCAGCCCGGGCACCGGGTCACCCAACGAACTGTTGTACGTCGGCAACATCGTGCCGCCCACCCAGGACTTCACCCTCGCGGTCGCCCCGGCCGCCGGTGCCCTCGACCCGGGTGACTCGGTGAGCGCGACGGTCAGCACCACCACCGCCATCGGCGCCCCGCACACCGTCGCTCTCGGCGTGAGCGGTCTGCCGGCCGGCGCCACCGCGTCGTTCAGCCCGGCGTCGGTCACCTCCGGTGGCTCGGCCACCCTGACCCTGAGCACCACCACCACGGTCGTGCCCGGCGTCTACCCGCTGACCGTCACCGGCACCGGACCGGAGACCGCCCAGTCGGCGCCGTTCACGCTCACCGTCAACGGCCCGCCCGGCTGCTCCCAGACCAACAGCACGGATTTCCCGATCAGCGACAACAGCACCTTCGAGAGCTCGATCATCGTCAACGGTTGTGTGGGCAACGCCCGCGCGACCAGCACCATCGAGGTGAACATCTACCACACCTGGATCGGTGACCTGACCGTCTCGCTGATCGCCCCGGACGGCAGTGCGTACGTGCTGCACAGCCGGACCGGCAGCAGCGCCGACAACATCTTCCAGACCTACACCCGGGACCTGTCCAGTGAGGTCGCCGACGGCACCTGGAAGCTGCGGGTGCAGGACTCGGCCAGCCTGGACACCGGTTACCTGGACAGCTGGACGCTGAACCTGTAG
- the dapF gene encoding diaminopimelate epimerase, translated as MRSSLPILKAHGSQNDILVIEGRPGDYAADADVPQLVRRLCDRSGPLGGGDGVYFVDLGPSVPQAAFFNPDGSFARLCGNGMRCVGRLVLDTRDADRAVVRAGGADFVVLRAASTPEGVRQTAVEMPRVDFDPSEPVVSGGQPHVDTPLPALHPRLALTALAVPNDHLVAVVEKFDEAELVATGQRIAAATGIVPRGANLSFIFALDGGDLDGGEIYVQTYERGAGLTPSCGSGVVAARAVYSRLGMADAGRRITVRNPGGVATAWLAGEESAWQATLQGNASYVYRADVDLSAVVSGTLATVELDRFVDEVEAFAQLRENNRAVLHAAGVHPSVG; from the coding sequence ATGAGGTCCAGCCTGCCGATCCTCAAGGCGCACGGCTCGCAGAACGACATCCTGGTGATCGAGGGCAGGCCGGGGGACTACGCCGCCGACGCGGACGTGCCGCAGCTGGTACGCCGGTTGTGTGACCGGTCCGGTCCGCTCGGCGGCGGTGACGGCGTCTACTTCGTCGACCTCGGTCCGAGCGTGCCGCAGGCGGCGTTCTTCAACCCGGACGGGTCGTTCGCCAGGCTGTGCGGCAACGGAATGCGGTGTGTCGGTCGGCTGGTGCTGGACACCCGCGACGCCGATCGGGCGGTCGTCCGGGCCGGTGGTGCCGACTTCGTGGTGCTGCGGGCGGCGTCGACCCCCGAGGGAGTACGACAGACCGCCGTGGAGATGCCGAGGGTGGATTTCGACCCTTCCGAGCCGGTGGTCAGCGGGGGGCAGCCGCACGTCGACACGCCGTTGCCGGCGTTGCATCCGCGGCTGGCGTTGACCGCGCTCGCGGTGCCGAACGACCATCTGGTCGCGGTGGTGGAGAAGTTCGACGAAGCGGAGCTGGTCGCCACCGGGCAACGGATCGCCGCCGCGACCGGGATCGTGCCGCGTGGGGCGAACCTGTCGTTCATTTTCGCGCTCGACGGCGGCGACCTGGACGGCGGCGAGATCTACGTGCAGACGTACGAGCGGGGTGCCGGGCTGACCCCGTCGTGCGGGTCCGGGGTGGTCGCCGCCCGGGCGGTCTATTCCCGGCTGGGCATGGCCGATGCGGGGCGGCGGATCACCGTGCGGAACCCGGGTGGGGTGGCGACCGCCTGGCTGGCCGGGGAAGAGTCGGCCTGGCAGGCGACCTTGCAGGGCAACGCGTCGTACGTCTACCGGGCTGACGTGGACCTGTCGGCGGTGGTCTCCGGCACGCTCGCCACGGTCGAGCTGGACAGGTTCGTCGACGAAGTCGAGGCGTTCGCCCAGTTGCGGGAGAACAATCGCGCCGTGCTGCACGCCGCTGGCGTACACCCGTCGGTGGGCTGA
- a CDS encoding TcmI family type II polyketide cyclase, whose translation MVFRNVIVCRMVPGSEDKIAKVFGHYDKATRPQDFGVIGRILMSHHDLYIHIVERNEDPAVSGQNRGLPAFKEIAEAIGPYVTPYPRGWQNPSHSVAKEFYRWAASADADSDSGERHLTVIVGRIKPGAEDNVAQIFTESDAGTLPVEMSVTARWLYSIDDVYVHLLERSVAHTQDDARIHDKPKFGKIMEELSPYIGPYNQDTWRGPVDALAKEYYRWRAED comes from the coding sequence ATGGTCTTCCGAAACGTGATCGTCTGCCGCATGGTGCCCGGCAGCGAGGACAAGATCGCCAAGGTCTTCGGCCACTACGACAAGGCCACCCGGCCGCAGGACTTCGGCGTGATCGGCCGGATCCTGATGTCCCACCACGACCTGTACATCCACATCGTCGAACGCAACGAGGACCCGGCGGTGTCCGGGCAGAACCGGGGACTACCCGCGTTCAAGGAGATCGCCGAGGCGATCGGCCCGTACGTCACCCCGTACCCGAGGGGGTGGCAGAACCCGTCGCACTCGGTCGCCAAGGAGTTCTACCGATGGGCGGCCTCGGCCGATGCCGATTCTGACTCCGGCGAGCGGCACCTGACCGTCATCGTCGGGCGGATCAAACCCGGCGCGGAGGACAACGTCGCGCAGATCTTCACCGAGTCCGATGCCGGCACGCTGCCGGTGGAGATGAGCGTGACCGCCCGCTGGCTCTACTCCATCGACGACGTCTACGTGCACCTGCTGGAACGTTCGGTGGCGCACACCCAAGACGACGCGCGGATTCACGACAAGCCGAAGTTCGGCAAGATCATGGAGGAGCTGAGTCCGTACATCGGCCCGTACAACCAGGACACCTGGCGTGGGCCGGTGGACGCGTTGGCCAAGGAGTACTACCGCTGGCGCGCCGAGGACTGA